One part of the Bacillus sp. FJAT-45350 genome encodes these proteins:
- a CDS encoding PCYCGC motif-containing (lipo)protein, translating into MKQLILLLIIAMLTLAGCYNEASNEGSAHDHFMGDIREATVSIEVLPTFLDEVHENIVSVYERVPHHQDVLEYIPCYCGCGDTVGHRDVYACFINEHSGDDSVVWDDHGMKCGVCLETAHYSMQMSEAGVSTMEIRQYIDESYKEGFAPPTKTPMPTYIKE; encoded by the coding sequence ATGAAGCAGCTCATTTTACTACTTATTATAGCTATGCTTACACTTGCTGGTTGTTATAACGAAGCAAGTAATGAAGGTTCAGCGCATGACCATTTTATGGGGGATATTCGTGAAGCGACAGTATCGATAGAGGTACTTCCTACCTTTTTGGATGAAGTTCATGAAAATATAGTTTCTGTTTATGAAAGAGTTCCACATCATCAAGATGTATTAGAATATATTCCATGTTATTGTGGTTGTGGTGATACTGTTGGTCATAGAGATGTATATGCTTGCTTTATTAATGAACATAGTGGAGACGATTCAGTTGTATGGGATGATCATGGGATGAAGTGCGGAGTTTGTTTAGAAACAGCTCATTATTCTATGCAAATGAGTGAGGCAGGAGTAAGTACAATGGAAATTCGTCAATATATTGATGAATCATATAAAGAAGGTTTTGCTCCACCAACGAAAACCCCGATGCCTACCTATATAAAAGAGTAA
- a CDS encoding cytochrome c biogenesis CcdA family protein encodes MSELSIWLAFLAGIVSFLSPCIFPLVPVYLAQLTGTNISDNQIHADRKLILTRSIGFIIGFTTIFLLLGASSSFIGQIFWENRKLFEQIGGIIIVVLGLQMYGIISIRMLISEKRLKDNPKKSSSFASSVLIGFLFGTGWSPCIGLVLSSILILASQAETMFYGMFMLFVYSMGLGIPFLIVALIYSRSLNKMRKLNKILPKIQKISGVIMIILGILLFTGQFAVISAYLARFIPINF; translated from the coding sequence GTGTCAGAATTATCAATATGGCTTGCCTTTTTAGCAGGTATCGTCTCTTTTTTATCTCCATGTATTTTTCCGCTAGTTCCTGTCTATTTAGCTCAATTAACAGGGACAAACATTAGTGATAATCAAATCCATGCGGATAGAAAATTGATACTCACGAGAAGTATCGGTTTTATTATCGGGTTCACGACTATCTTTTTACTTTTAGGAGCATCCTCTTCCTTTATTGGACAAATTTTCTGGGAGAATCGTAAGCTTTTTGAACAAATTGGTGGAATTATTATTGTAGTGCTCGGTTTACAAATGTATGGAATTATTTCTATCCGAATGCTAATAAGCGAAAAAAGATTAAAAGACAATCCAAAGAAGTCCTCAAGTTTTGCTAGCTCAGTATTAATAGGCTTTCTCTTTGGTACAGGCTGGTCACCATGTATTGGTCTTGTTCTTTCTTCAATTCTTATACTAGCAAGTCAAGCTGAGACAATGTTTTATGGTATGTTTATGTTGTTTGTCTACTCTATGGGTCTTGGTATTCCATTTTTAATCGTCGCACTTATTTACTCTCGTTCATTAAATAAAATGAGAAAGTTAAACAAGATTTTACCTAAGATTCAGAAAATCAGCGGTGTCATTATGATTATTCTTGGTATTCTTTTATTTACTGGACAATTTGCTGTCATTTCAGCTTATTTAGCACGATTTATCCCAATAAACTTTTGA
- a CDS encoding M20 metallopeptidase family protein has product MNQLLNKELDGLFQEMVEIRRHLHQHPELSFQEVKTPALIAEFHQNLGHEVRTNVGSRGVVATLKGAKPGKTIALRADFDALPIQDAKDVSYKSTIDGVMHACGHDGHTATLLCLAKALNKIQKELSGTIVFIHQHAEEYAPGGAIEMIKDGCLDGVDYIFGTHLWATEPLGKLQYCKGPVMAAADRFEITIHGQGGHGAQPHLTKDAIVVGSQLVMNLQQLVSRKVDPLKSAVLSIGSFDARNAFNVIANSAKLIGTVRTFDEGVRDLMEEEIKRVVDGTCLAADVTADYEYIRGYPAVVNHDEETDTLVEIVSTIPDLTELEHMTPQMGGEDFAYYLQHVKGSFFFIGARNPEWQVAYPHHHPRFDIDERSMLIAAKALGEIALHYTNIQ; this is encoded by the coding sequence ATGAATCAACTGCTTAACAAGGAGTTAGATGGACTATTTCAAGAAATGGTAGAGATTAGGCGTCATTTACACCAACACCCTGAGTTATCTTTTCAAGAAGTAAAAACGCCCGCTCTTATTGCGGAATTTCATCAAAATCTTGGTCATGAAGTCCGTACAAATGTCGGTAGTCGTGGGGTTGTGGCTACATTAAAAGGAGCAAAGCCAGGGAAAACAATTGCATTACGCGCTGATTTTGACGCCCTTCCAATTCAGGATGCAAAGGACGTATCTTATAAATCAACGATAGATGGTGTTATGCATGCATGTGGTCATGATGGACATACAGCCACACTCCTTTGTCTTGCGAAAGCGCTAAATAAAATACAAAAAGAACTGTCTGGTACGATTGTATTCATCCACCAACACGCAGAAGAATACGCACCAGGTGGAGCAATTGAAATGATTAAAGATGGATGCTTAGATGGTGTTGATTACATTTTCGGAACTCACTTATGGGCAACAGAGCCTTTAGGTAAATTACAATATTGCAAAGGTCCAGTTATGGCAGCCGCTGACCGATTTGAAATTACGATTCACGGTCAAGGTGGACATGGAGCGCAGCCTCACCTTACAAAAGATGCAATCGTTGTTGGGTCTCAGCTAGTTATGAATTTACAACAGCTTGTTAGCAGAAAAGTAGACCCATTAAAATCAGCTGTCCTCTCCATTGGCTCCTTTGATGCTAGAAATGCTTTTAATGTTATTGCCAATTCAGCAAAGTTAATTGGGACTGTTCGAACATTTGATGAAGGTGTTCGTGATTTAATGGAAGAAGAAATAAAAAGAGTCGTTGATGGAACATGCTTAGCTGCTGATGTAACAGCAGACTATGAGTATATTCGTGGATACCCTGCTGTTGTCAACCATGACGAGGAAACAGATACACTAGTAGAAATAGTATCGACCATTCCTGACCTAACAGAACTAGAACATATGACTCCTCAAATGGGTGGAGAAGACTTTGCCTACTACTTACAGCATGTCAAAGGTTCGTTCTTCTTTATTGGCGCTAGAAATCCAGAGTGGCAAGTTGCCTATCCTCACCACCATCCTAGATTCGATATTGATGAACGCTCAATGCTGATTGCAGCAAAAGCATTAGGAGAAATTGCGTTACACTATACAAATATCCAATAA
- a CDS encoding EcsC family protein, with amino-acid sequence MNSYEQQAADELKRWKRKMTKQQSMTAKYAKKIQKKMNGMIPAKIHQVITTSIRNMVQATLVGSEYTAKKTPLESSNLQEREQEVRKALDAYKKTAAAEGAGTGAGGILLGLADFPLLLGIKMKFLFDTASSYGYDVKDYRERLYILYLFQLAFSSVEKRKEVYEIVTNWNEYVKTLPDSKTYLKNINWQEFQLEYRDHIDLLKMLQLIPGVGAIVGAAANYHFLDVLGETAINGYRLRVLGDVSQKV; translated from the coding sequence ATGAATAGTTACGAACAACAAGCAGCAGATGAGTTAAAGCGATGGAAAAGAAAAATGACAAAACAGCAATCGATGACGGCAAAGTATGCAAAAAAAATTCAAAAGAAAATGAATGGAATGATACCAGCAAAGATTCACCAAGTAATAACAACGAGTATAAGAAATATGGTTCAAGCAACTCTTGTTGGGTCTGAATATACAGCAAAAAAAACACCGTTAGAAAGCAGTAATTTACAAGAAAGAGAACAAGAGGTTCGAAAAGCGCTAGACGCATATAAGAAAACAGCAGCTGCAGAAGGGGCAGGTACTGGAGCTGGTGGCATTCTTCTTGGGCTAGCTGACTTTCCTCTTCTACTAGGAATTAAAATGAAGTTCTTGTTTGATACAGCTAGTAGCTATGGTTATGATGTAAAAGATTACAGAGAGCGCCTCTATATTCTTTATTTGTTTCAATTAGCTTTTTCAAGCGTGGAAAAGCGAAAAGAAGTATATGAAATTGTAACAAACTGGAATGAGTATGTTAAGACCTTACCAGATAGTAAAACATATCTAAAGAACATTAATTGGCAGGAATTTCAATTAGAATACCGGGACCATATTGATTTATTAAAAATGCTCCAGTTGATACCTGGGGTTGGTGCGATCGTTGGAGCCGCTGCCAATTATCATTTCTTAGATGTACTAGGTGAAACAGCGATAAATGGATATCGCTTGCGTGTGTTAGGAGATGTTTCTCAAAAAGTTTGA
- a CDS encoding ABC transporter ATP-binding protein — MNTILEVEGLVGGYHPKKPVIENVNFSIKENEIVGLIGLNGAGKSTTIKHILGLMEPKKGTIKINGKHFFDNPEKYRSSYAFIPETPILYEELTLMEHLELTALAYGIEENLYKERADKLLAQFNMTKMKKWFPSHFSKGMRQKVMIICAFLVHPRLYIVDEPIVGLDPLGIKAFLDLIQDMKEKGAGVLMSTHILATAERYCDRFIILHQGSIVLEGTLEEMRRKLGMSNATLDDIYIEVTKEELE; from the coding sequence ATGAACACGATATTAGAAGTGGAAGGCTTAGTAGGGGGATATCATCCGAAAAAGCCTGTGATAGAAAATGTGAATTTCTCGATAAAGGAAAATGAAATCGTCGGACTGATTGGATTAAATGGAGCGGGAAAAAGTACGACAATTAAACATATATTGGGCTTAATGGAACCGAAAAAAGGAACAATTAAAATTAATGGTAAACATTTTTTTGATAATCCTGAGAAGTATCGTTCATCCTATGCCTTTATACCCGAGACTCCTATATTGTATGAGGAATTAACGTTGATGGAGCACCTTGAGCTAACTGCGTTAGCCTACGGTATTGAAGAAAATCTGTACAAAGAGAGAGCAGACAAGCTATTAGCACAATTTAATATGACAAAAATGAAAAAATGGTTTCCTAGTCACTTTTCAAAAGGGATGAGACAAAAGGTAATGATTATTTGTGCCTTCTTAGTTCATCCACGTCTTTATATTGTCGATGAGCCAATTGTTGGATTAGATCCACTTGGTATTAAAGCATTCTTAGATTTAATACAGGATATGAAAGAAAAAGGGGCAGGGGTTCTAATGTCTACTCATATCCTTGCTACGGCAGAGCGTTATTGTGACAGATTCATTATTCTTCATCAAGGAAGTATTGTACTTGAAGGAACGTTAGAAGAAATGCGAAGGAAGTTAGGAATGTCTAACGCTACATTGGATGATATTTATATTGAAGTGACAAAGGAAGAGTTAGAATGA
- a CDS encoding ABC transporter permease, protein MNDVKDLWNIRVKEYWNEAIRYLRLIGNSGFLFTIYLLIIIGGYYYSVFLSWLPESAPVPLFFTLFFAFYLNRSPVRTFVKHGDLVFLLPLEPRLKSYFRASLIYSFIFQAFVIILFFIVLGPLFTQRIVDERMVYYMTLILLLFVKFWNVHSSWYEQMLPSQQERFWHACLRFAINVSFTFLLFVQASFTYLAAIGVLMVVLSLVYYRKLSLKHSLKWEHLLEVEERMLTLFYRVANAFTDVPKLRSTVKRRMWVNAIVDFIPFNKRSTFSRLYIKSFVRANDYFGVYIRLLVIAAILLAVVPEGFIRLLVFLLFLYMSGLQLSTLWHHHDTKIWVNLYPIKKESKTSAFSFVVFVLLVIKTIILSAYLFVLGEGLNSILLLLIGAIFSYTYGYKLVHRRKKAA, encoded by the coding sequence ATGAATGATGTAAAAGACCTTTGGAATATACGTGTAAAAGAGTACTGGAATGAAGCAATACGTTATCTCCGCTTAATCGGAAACAGTGGATTTTTATTTACGATTTACTTACTAATCATTATAGGTGGCTATTATTACAGTGTGTTTTTAAGCTGGCTACCTGAATCAGCGCCAGTGCCATTATTCTTTACTCTCTTCTTTGCATTTTATTTAAACAGAAGTCCGGTGCGGACATTTGTCAAACATGGTGATCTCGTATTTTTATTACCATTAGAACCTAGGCTGAAATCGTACTTTCGGGCTTCACTGATTTATTCTTTCATCTTTCAAGCCTTTGTTATTATTCTTTTCTTCATTGTATTAGGGCCTTTGTTTACCCAGAGGATTGTTGATGAAAGAATGGTTTATTATATGACATTAATTCTATTATTGTTTGTGAAGTTTTGGAATGTCCATAGCAGCTGGTATGAACAAATGCTTCCATCGCAACAGGAGCGCTTTTGGCATGCTTGTTTGCGTTTTGCTATTAATGTAAGCTTTACGTTTTTACTTTTTGTACAGGCATCTTTTACTTATCTAGCAGCAATCGGTGTATTGATGGTCGTATTATCATTAGTATATTATCGTAAGTTGTCCTTAAAGCATAGCTTGAAGTGGGAGCATTTACTAGAAGTTGAAGAACGAATGTTAACATTATTTTATCGAGTGGCTAATGCTTTTACAGATGTACCGAAACTACGATCTACAGTGAAAAGGAGAATGTGGGTTAATGCAATCGTTGATTTCATTCCGTTTAATAAACGAAGTACGTTTTCACGTTTATATATAAAATCTTTTGTTCGTGCAAATGATTATTTTGGGGTTTACATACGTCTATTAGTCATTGCAGCCATTTTACTAGCTGTTGTACCCGAAGGTTTTATTCGATTACTTGTCTTTCTGTTATTTTTGTATATGTCCGGCCTGCAATTATCAACACTATGGCATCATCATGATACAAAAATTTGGGTGAACTTATATCCTATAAAAAAAGAGAGTAAAACATCCGCATTTTCATTTGTCGTTTTTGTGTTACTAGTCATCAAAACAATCATTTTATCTGCCTACTTGTTCGTTCTTGGGGAAGGTCTAAATAGTATTCTTCTTTTACTAATTGGTGCTATCTTTAGTTATACATATGGCTATAAATTAGTGCATCGGCGAAAGAAAGCCGCATAA